One window of Nostoc sp. C052 genomic DNA carries:
- a CDS encoding helix-turn-helix domain-containing protein — translation MDLKKLATIVRLARGDRSQGRFARDLGVNPGTLRNWESGNSEPDLDNLKAIADASGRNLLQLIAEITGAKSETLPEAHTAEDVMAIASKLEKVEQFRLIQLLVAQMAIHAGIEMAED, via the coding sequence ATGGACTTAAAAAAACTGGCGACTATAGTACGTCTTGCTAGGGGGGATAGGAGCCAGGGAAGATTTGCCAGGGATTTGGGCGTAAATCCCGGCACTTTGAGAAATTGGGAGTCGGGTAATAGTGAGCCAGATTTGGATAACTTGAAAGCGATCGCAGATGCAAGCGGTAGAAACTTACTCCAGTTAATTGCCGAAATTACCGGAGCTAAATCAGAAACATTACCAGAAGCTCATACGGCAGAAGATGTAATGGCGATCGCTTCCAAATTAGAAAAGGTCGAGCAGTTCAGGCTTATTCAGCTTTTGGTTGCTCAGATGGCGATTCACGCCGGGATTGAGATGGCGGAGGACTAG